In Arachis hypogaea cultivar Tifrunner chromosome 2, arahy.Tifrunner.gnm2.J5K5, whole genome shotgun sequence, a genomic segment contains:
- the LOC112722791 gene encoding uncharacterized protein has translation MRASEWLRIRLCMGGNVSLCYTAQSCQKSYADQRRKPLEFEEGEHVFLKVTPTTGVGRAIKTKKLNPHYIGSFEILKRIGPVTYRIALPPHLSNLHDVFHVSQLRKYTPDASHVLEPESDQVREDLTLPVITVRIDDTSIKRLHGKEVSLVKLAWIRAGIEEYTLELELDMWKDYPHLFSSN, from the exons atgcgagcatcagaATGGTTACGTATTAGGctctgtatgggaggaaatgtcagtCTCTGCTAtactg CTCAGAGCTGTcagaagagctatgctgatcaAAGGCGGAAGCCTTTGGAGTTTGAGGAAGGAGAGCATGTCTTTCTAAAGGTTACTCCAACAACTGGAGTGGGAAGAGCCATTAAAACAAAGAAACTTAATCCCCATTACATCGGATCATTTGAGATTCTGAAGAGAATTGGACCGGTGACTTATAGGATCGCTTTACCGCCGCATCTTTCAAACTTGCatgacgtatttcacgtgtcacagcttcgaAAGTATACTCCAGATGCAAGTCATGTATTGGAGCCAGAATCAGATCAAGTGAGAGAGGACCTGACGCTTCCAGTAATCACAGTTAGGATCGATGACACTAGTATCAAACGTTTGCACGGAAAAGAAGTATCATTAGTGAAATTGGCTTGGATTCGGGCTGGTATTGAAGAGTATACTTTGGAGCTCGAATTGGATATGtggaaggactacccacaccttTTTTCAAGTAATTGA